In Stigmatopora nigra isolate UIUO_SnigA chromosome 18, RoL_Snig_1.1, whole genome shotgun sequence, one genomic interval encodes:
- the zranb1a gene encoding ubiquitin thioesterase ZRANB1, with amino-acid sequence MTDPSGKWSCDYCTFENWPSSTKCTMCRAHRSPSPIITEEPFKTVSDLDPAHRPWGLPANEGGSDTLLICPDSSARPRVRPAGVAELASKWSCHMCTYLNWPRAVRCTQCLCQRPKSVSPTESPRASGCRPAGSSDPCEEYNDRNRLNTHRQYWTCSSCTYQNSPKSLTCVACDHPQAIELAAPSAGRSSVINEQDRAWRRSGRGTGTGTPGQRRSPTLGEREDNVQKDFQRIELAAEAGSARDEQEMDFKKLKQIRNRMRKTDWLFLSACAGVVEGDLATVEAYKSSGGDIARQLTADEVQLLNRASAFDAGFTLVHLAIRFQRQDMLAVLLTEVNQQAAKCIPSMVCPELTEQIRREIFASLHQRKGDFACYFLSDLVTFTLPADIEDLPPAVQEKLFDEVLDRDVQKELEEESAIINWSMELGTRLDSRLYALWNRTAGDCLLDSVLQATWGIYDKDSVLRKTLHDSLHDCSHWFYTRWKEWESWYSQSFGLRFSLREEQWQEDWAFILSLASQPGASLEQTHIFVLAHILRRPIIVYGVKYYKSFRGETLGFTRFQGVYLPLLWEQSFCWKSPIALGYTRGHFSALVAMENDGYGDNRGAGANLNTDDDVTVTFLPLVDSERKLLHVHFLTAQEMGNEEQQEKLLRSWLDCSVTDGGMLAAVQKSSRRRNHPLVTQMLEKWLDTYRQIRPCGAALSDGEEDDDEDE; translated from the exons ATGACGGACCCGAGTGGGAAATGGTCCTGCGACTACTGTACCTTCGAAAACTGGCCTTCCTCCACCAAGTGCACCATGTGCCGTGCCCACCGATCCCCCAGCCCCATCATCACGGAGGAGCCGTTTAAAACTGTGTCCGACTTGGACCCGGCACACCGCCCGTGGGGTCTCCCCGCCAACGAGGGTGGCAGCGACACCCTCCTCATCTGCCCGGACTCCAGCGCCAGGCCCCGCGTCCGCCCGGCCGGCGTGGCAGAGCTCGCCAGCAAGTGGTCCTGTCACATGTGCACCTACCTGAACTGGCCCCGTGCCGTCCGCTGCACGCAGTGTCTGTGTCAGCGCCCCAAGAGCGTCAGCCCCACCGAGTCCCCCCGCGCATCCGGCTGCCGCCCCGCGGGGTCCTCGGACCCGTGCGAGGAGTACAACGACCGCAACCGCCTCAACACCCACCGGCAGTATTGGACGTGCTCTTCATGCACTTACCAGAATTCGCCTAAGTCGCTCACCTGTGTGGCGTGCGACCACCCGCAGGCCATCGAGCTGGCCGCCCCGTCTGCAGGGCGCTCCTCCGTGATCAATGAGCAAGACCGGGCGTGGCGGAGGAGCGGCCGCGGAACCGGCACGGGTACTCCCGGCCAAAGGAGGTCGCCGACTTTGGGTGAGCGGGAGGACAATGTCCAAAAGGACTTCCAGAGGATCGAACTGGCGGCGGAAGCTGGGAGCGCCCGGGACGAGCAGGAGATGGACTTCAAGAAGCTCAAACAAATACGGAATCGGATGAGGAAAACCGACTGGTTGTTTCTAAGTGCCTGTGCTG GCGTGGTGGAAGGCGACCTCGCCACCGTGGAAGCCTACAAGTCGTCGGGCGGCGATATTGCACGGCAACTGACGGCCGATGAGGTGCAGCTGCTCAACCGGGCGTCGGCGTTCGATGCCGGATTCACCTTGGTGCATCTCGCCATTCGTTTCCAGAGGCAGGATATGCTCGCCGTGCTCCTCACAGAG GTCAATCAGCAGGCGGCCAAGTGCATCCCGTCCATGGTTTGTCCCGAGCTGACGGAGCAGATCCGGAGGGAAATCTTCGCCTCGCTGCATCAGCGTAAAGGCGATTTTGCTTGCTACTTTCTCAGTGACTTGGTCACCTTCACGCTGCCCGCCG ATATCGAGGATTTGCCTCCGGCTGTTCAGGAGAAGTTGTTTGACGAGGTTTTGGATCGGGACGTGCAGAAAG AGTTAGAGGAAGAATCGGCGATCATCAACTGGTCCATGGAGCTGGGCACGCGTCTGGACAGCCGCCTATACGCGCTGTGGAATCGCACAGCCGGTGACTGCCTGCTGGACTCGGTGCTCCAGGCCACGTGGGGCATCTACGACAAGGACTCTGTCCTGCGCAAGACGCTTCACGACAGCTTGCACGACTGCTCGCACTG GTTTTACACTCGCTGGAAGGAATGGGAGTCGTGGTACTCGCAAAGCTTCGGCCTGCGCTTTTCTCTAAGGGAGGAGCAGTGGCAGGAGGACTGGGCCTTCATCCTGTCTTTAGCCAGCCAG CCTGGAGCCAGCCTGGAGCAGACTCACATTTTTGTGCTGGCGCACATCCTCCGCAGGCCCATCATCGTCTACGGCGTGAAATACTACAAAAGCTTCCGAGGGGAGACGTTGGGATTCACGAGATTTCAAG GCGTGTACTTACCACTGCTTTGGGAGCAGAGCTTCTGCTGGAAGAGCCCCATCGCGCTGGGCTACACCCGCGGCCACTTCTCGGCCCTGGTGGCCATGGAGAACGACGGCTACGGCGACAACCGCGGCGCGGGCGCCAACCTCAACACGGACGACGACGTCACCGTCACCTTCCTGCCTCTGGTGGACAGCGAGCGTAAACTGCTGCACGTCCATTTCCTGACGGCCCAGGAG atGGGCAATGAAGAGCAGCAGGAGAAACTTTTGCGCTCATGGCTGGACTGCAGCGTGACGGATGGTGGGATGCTCGCCGCCGTGCAGAAAAGCTCGAGGAGGCGCAACCACCCATTGGTCACTCAGATGTTGGAAAAGTGGCTGGACACTTATAGGCAGATCCGACCTTGTGGCGCCGCGCTTTCCGACGGCGAagaggacgacgacgaagacGAGTGA
- the hpdl gene encoding 4-hydroxyphenylpyruvate dioxygenase-like protein produces MSTFNMAAYVRRMHHVSLHVSNVDKVANDLTSKFKFNLIASRRSEKTRQLAFRSGSALFVINERTNQCGTRQLNVEPDPQHRKQLSTCLYDLPSHHPVDTACNVCFEVDNIYHSFEALRRLGCSFPVPPTTVRDHEGQITYAVLSSVVGNVCHTLIDKSQYQGSFLPGFEVHEGDQDQNNQEIVTHIDHITYACPTGTSQQILKWYQQLFGFQRFFIHRNDDPDSGLVINQKGIGLRLAAMEYWKCGESGFSLTGTSQKEPHCKFVLAESLPGQGSNQVSTFLEEHQAAGIQHIGLCTGNIVAAARGMADAGMRFFAPPAAYYSDVDKLQEIENSGQDAQQLERLGILLDSDQQEQNSTTNETHRYLLQVFTKPIFTEDTFFWELIQRKGATGFGEGNIRALWKSVQVYMDSEKEKGADDTAPQQSR; encoded by the exons ATGTCCACATTCAACATGGCGGCTTACGTGAGACGAATGCATCACGTTTCCCTGCATGTCTCCAACGTTGACAAAGTGGCCAATGACTTAACTTCcaaattcaaattcaatttgatCGCCAGCAGACGCTCGGAAAAGACCCGACAGCTGGCCTTCCGGAGCGGATCGGCGTTGTTTGTCATCAACGAGAGGACGAACCAATGCGGAACTCGCCAGCTCAATGTCGAACCAGATCCGCAGCATAGGAAGCAACTGTCTACTTGCCTCTACGATCTTCCTTCCCACCACCCGGTGGACACCGCGTGTAATGTGTGCTTTGAGGTGGACAACATCTACCACTCGTTCGAGGCTCTGCGGAGGCTGGGCTGCAGCTTCCCGGTTCCGCCCACCACCGTGCGGGACCACGAGGGCCAGATCACCTACGCGGTGCTGAGTTCCGTGGTGGGCAACGTGTGCCACACGTTGATCGACAAGAGTCAGTACCAGGGCAGCTTTTTACCTGGTTTCGAGGTCCACGAGGGGGATCAGGACCAGAACAACCAGGAGATTGTCACTCACATTGACCACATCACCTATGCGTGTCCCACTGGCACCAGTCAGCAAATCCTGAAATGGTACCAACAGCTTTTTGGCTTCCAGAGGTTCTTCATCCACAG AAATGACGATCCGGACAGCGGCTTGGTCATCAACCAGAAAGGCATTGGCCTACGCTTAGCTGCCATGGAGTACTGGAAGTGTGGCGAGTCGGGCTTTTCGCTTACTGGCACCAGCCAAAAAGAGCCACACTGCAAGTTTGTGCTGGCCGAATCACTGCCCGGGCAAG GCAGTAACCAGGTAAGCACATTCTTGGAAGAACACCAGGCAGCGGGGATCCAACACATTGGGTTGTGCACGGGCAACATCGTGGCGGCAGCGCGTGGCATGGCTGACGCCGGCATGCGCTTCTTCGCGCCACCGGCTGCCTATTATTCAGAT GTGGATAAACTACAAGAAATTGAGAATTCCGGACAGGATGCCCAGCAGCTAGAACGCCTCGGGATTCTTCTGGACTCGGACCAGCAGGAACAGAACTCAACAACTAATGAGACACACAG GTACCTCTTGCAGGTTTTCACAAAGCCCATTTTCACTGAGGACACCTTCTTCTGGGAGCTGATCCAGCGCAAGGGGGCTACCGGATTTGGCGAAGGCAACATTCGAGCCCTTTGGAAGTCAGTCCAGGTGTACATGGATAGCGAGAAGGAAAAGGGAGCAGATGACACTGCCCCCCAACAGTCACGATAA